In Geminocystis sp. NIES-3709, a single genomic region encodes these proteins:
- a CDS encoding sulfate/molybdate ABC transporter ATP-binding protein, with product MSIIISNISKDFGNFKALDNINLEVKTNTLVALLGPSGSGKSTLLRTISGLENPDSGQIIINGKDATGVDIRKRNIGFVFQHYALFKHLTIRENIAFGLQIRKAPPTQIKEKVAELLNLIQLEGLGDRYPSQLSGGQRQRVALARALAVQPQVLLLDEPFGALDAKVRKELRAWLRRLHDEVHITSVFVTHDQEEAMEVADEIVVMNKGRIEQIGTPAEIYDNPASSFVMKFIGEVNILPRHAPLFSQNASDSLGDDIFIRPHELDILLEDDGNSSKAIVKRIIHLGWEIQAELLIAENWEITAHLNREKFDRLGLRHNQTVYVKPSRVKSFSNSSVARV from the coding sequence ATGAGTATTATTATTAGTAACATTTCCAAAGATTTCGGTAATTTCAAAGCGTTAGATAATATTAATTTAGAGGTAAAAACCAATACTTTAGTAGCATTATTAGGGCCTTCTGGTTCTGGTAAATCAACTCTTTTACGCACAATTTCGGGGTTAGAAAATCCTGATAGTGGTCAAATTATCATAAATGGAAAAGATGCAACAGGAGTTGATATTCGTAAGCGTAATATTGGTTTTGTTTTTCAACATTATGCCCTATTTAAACACTTAACTATTCGAGAAAATATCGCTTTTGGTTTACAAATTCGCAAAGCACCCCCTACACAAATTAAAGAAAAAGTAGCTGAATTGTTAAACTTAATACAGTTAGAGGGACTGGGCGATCGTTATCCTTCTCAATTATCAGGAGGACAAAGACAACGGGTAGCTTTAGCGAGAGCATTAGCAGTACAACCTCAAGTATTACTTTTAGATGAACCTTTTGGAGCGTTAGATGCTAAAGTCCGTAAAGAATTAAGGGCATGGTTAAGAAGATTACATGATGAAGTTCATATTACTAGCGTATTTGTAACTCATGATCAAGAGGAAGCGATGGAAGTAGCAGACGAAATTGTCGTCATGAATAAGGGAAGAATTGAACAAATTGGCACTCCTGCAGAAATTTATGATAATCCTGCATCATCTTTTGTGATGAAATTTATTGGAGAGGTAAATATTTTACCTCGTCATGCACCTTTATTTTCTCAAAATGCCTCTGATAGTTTAGGAGATGATATATTTATCAGACCTCATGAGTTGGATATATTATTAGAAGATGATGGTAATAGTAGCAAAGCGATCGTAAAACGTATTATTCATTTAGGCTGGGAAATTCAGGCCGAGTTACTTATTGCTGAGAATTGGGAAATTACGGCTCATTTGAATCGAGAAAAATTCGATCGTTTAGGTTTACGTCATAATCAAACTGTATATGTAAAACCTAGTCGTGTTAAAAGTTTTAGTAATTCTTCTGTCGCAAGAGTTTAA
- a CDS encoding peptidase domain-containing ABC transporter codes for MVYTVSSVGEFLSTIAPFKNLSPNTIQEISGHFQPLKYEMGQIMLIKEKIPPYIAIVYEGQARCIAYDPRNSLPVSLQLLSHGSVIGWEGLIRGLPCETAIASTEVVALTLDREKFLELLNKHQSIKEYYQSQAGLIEVFDLLGDQLTQRATGEGNLKELAKEAIVNSQVYNLSAGQGKQLYSPPENQIWILSSGTIEGFKIGAEIPVNTSLNLTTNCRFVSLQLPTHQQSQNIENRQFSSEEVEDVWAEESSEKEENIRSVTPSVLMDNQDVPIADPSILQQQPDTLKAESKKPLKNYPFFSGKTEAEVGIACMRMLTKFYKMPYRGEILVRIIKEQVQRNGRLSLDICGAVTELIGLNAQLIGVPAGAFSRLEGPFLTQLSNSLVIVYATSDKTVIVADPTRSGVREYKIADFLETWGQEGKILLLKKTKETPEEKFGLSWFVPSVIKYKWMLLEVFIASFFVQLFALANPLMIQIIIDKVIVQNSPDTLQVLGIFLVVLAVFEAILSTLRTYSFVDTTNRIDMTLGSEIIDHLLRLPLRYFEKRPVGEISTRINELENIRSFLTGTALTVVLDSVFSVIYIAVMFVYSPLLSFVALGIIPIFVLLTLIFSPLIRSQLRAKAERNAETQSHLVEIMSGIQTVKAQNIELKSRWEWQERYAKYVGTGFRTVITQTLASSASNFLNKLSQLLVLWVGAYLVLEGDLTLGQLIAFRIISGYVTSPILRLAQLWQNFQQTALSLERLADIVDHPQEAQDDRDNIPMPLINGTLKYDNVCFRFKPHGPLQLNNVSIEFPAGTFVGIVGESGAGKSTLTKLVSRLYEPESGRILIDGYDVNRVELYSLRRQIGVVPQESLLFDGTILENIALTNPSATTEEIVKAAQVAVAHEFIMNLSNGYNTRVGERGASLSGGQRQRIAIARSVLQNPRMLILDEATSALDYNTEAQVCQNLIHAFHDRTVLFITHRLGTIQNSDMIVVMDSGSIAETGTHEELMAMKGRYFYLYQQQQKSHND; via the coding sequence ATGGTATATACAGTTAGTTCTGTGGGGGAATTTCTCTCCACGATCGCACCTTTTAAAAATTTATCTCCTAATACTATTCAAGAAATATCTGGGCATTTTCAACCCCTCAAGTATGAAATGGGTCAGATTATGCTCATTAAAGAAAAAATACCCCCTTATATTGCGATCGTTTATGAAGGTCAAGCCCGTTGTATTGCTTATGATCCTCGCAATAGTTTGCCCGTTAGTTTGCAACTTCTCAGTCACGGTAGTGTAATTGGCTGGGAAGGTTTAATCAGAGGACTTCCTTGTGAAACAGCGATCGCCTCAACGGAGGTAGTTGCTTTAACTTTAGATAGAGAAAAATTTTTAGAATTATTAAATAAACATCAATCTATCAAAGAATATTATCAAAGTCAGGCTGGATTAATTGAAGTATTTGACTTATTAGGCGATCAACTTACCCAAAGAGCAACAGGTGAAGGTAACTTAAAAGAGTTGGCAAAGGAAGCGATCGTCAATAGTCAAGTATATAATTTATCCGCAGGACAAGGAAAACAGCTATACTCTCCTCCGGAAAATCAAATTTGGATCTTAAGTAGTGGTACGATTGAAGGTTTTAAGATAGGTGCAGAAATTCCCGTTAATACCAGTTTAAATCTTACTACTAATTGTCGTTTTGTGTCTTTACAATTACCCACTCATCAGCAATCCCAAAATATTGAAAATAGACAATTCTCATCGGAAGAAGTAGAGGATGTTTGGGCAGAAGAATCATCGGAAAAAGAGGAGAATATTCGTTCAGTTACTCCATCGGTGTTGATGGATAATCAAGATGTTCCCATCGCCGATCCCAGTATCTTACAACAGCAACCAGATACCTTAAAAGCCGAAAGTAAAAAACCTTTAAAAAATTATCCTTTTTTTAGTGGCAAAACAGAAGCAGAAGTTGGCATTGCTTGTATGCGAATGTTGACAAAATTTTACAAAATGCCTTACAGGGGAGAAATTTTAGTTCGCATTATTAAAGAACAAGTTCAGAGAAATGGACGATTATCCCTTGATATTTGTGGGGCAGTAACGGAATTAATTGGTTTAAATGCTCAATTGATAGGAGTTCCTGCCGGGGCTTTTTCCCGTTTAGAAGGCCCTTTTTTAACTCAACTGTCCAATTCTTTAGTGATAGTTTATGCCACCAGTGATAAAACTGTTATCGTAGCTGATCCTACTCGATCGGGGGTAAGAGAATACAAAATCGCCGATTTTCTCGAAACTTGGGGGCAAGAAGGCAAAATATTATTACTAAAGAAAACAAAAGAAACTCCCGAAGAAAAATTTGGTTTAAGTTGGTTTGTTCCCTCTGTTATTAAGTATAAATGGATGTTACTAGAAGTATTTATTGCTTCTTTCTTTGTTCAATTATTCGCTTTAGCTAATCCCTTGATGATTCAAATTATCATCGATAAAGTAATTGTCCAAAATAGTCCCGATACTCTCCAAGTTTTAGGGATCTTTTTAGTAGTTTTAGCGGTGTTTGAAGCCATTTTAAGTACTTTGCGAACTTATTCCTTTGTGGATACTACTAACCGCATTGACATGACATTGGGATCAGAAATTATCGATCACCTTTTACGATTACCTCTTAGATACTTTGAAAAGCGTCCAGTAGGAGAAATTTCGACCCGTATTAACGAATTAGAGAATATTAGATCATTTTTGACGGGAACTGCTTTAACAGTCGTTTTAGACTCTGTTTTTTCAGTTATTTATATCGCTGTCATGTTCGTTTATAGTCCTTTGCTATCTTTTGTAGCATTAGGCATTATTCCTATTTTTGTTCTTTTAACCTTAATTTTTTCTCCTTTGATTCGTAGTCAATTACGGGCAAAAGCAGAGCGTAACGCCGAGACTCAATCCCATTTAGTCGAAATTATGTCAGGGATTCAGACGGTAAAAGCTCAAAATATCGAATTAAAATCTCGTTGGGAATGGCAAGAGCGTTATGCGAAATATGTAGGTACTGGTTTTAGAACAGTGATTACTCAAACTTTAGCAAGTTCTGCGAGTAATTTTCTCAATAAATTATCACAACTTTTGGTGTTGTGGGTGGGTGCTTATTTAGTATTGGAAGGGGACTTAACTTTAGGACAATTAATCGCTTTCCGTATTATTTCAGGTTATGTAACTTCTCCTATTTTACGTCTTGCTCAATTATGGCAAAATTTCCAACAAACGGCTTTATCTTTGGAACGTTTAGCGGATATTGTGGATCATCCCCAAGAAGCACAAGACGATCGAGATAATATTCCGATGCCTTTAATTAATGGTACTTTGAAATATGATAACGTCTGTTTTCGTTTTAAACCCCATGGCCCTTTACAGTTAAATAATGTTTCGATCGAGTTTCCGGCAGGAACATTTGTCGGTATTGTCGGGGAAAGTGGTGCTGGCAAAAGTACTTTGACAAAATTAGTATCAAGGCTTTACGAACCAGAATCAGGGCGTATTTTGATTGACGGTTATGATGTTAACCGAGTAGAATTATACTCTTTACGAAGACAAATTGGAGTTGTACCTCAAGAAAGTTTATTGTTTGACGGTACTATTTTGGAAAATATTGCTCTAACGAATCCTTCCGCCACCACCGAAGAAATTGTCAAAGCGGCTCAAGTAGCGGTAGCTCATGAATTTATCATGAATTTATCTAACGGTTACAATACCAGAGTCGGTGAAAGAGGAGCTTCTTTATCAGGGGGACAACGACAACGGATTGCGATCGCCCGTTCTGTATTACAAAATCCGAGAATGTTAATTTTAGATGAGGCCACCAGTGCTTTAGATTACAACACAGAAGCTCAAGTTTGTCAAAATCTAATTCATGCTTTTCACGATCGTACAGTATTATTTATCACTCATCGTTTAGGTACAATTCAAAATTCCGATATGATTGTAGTAATGGATAGTGGCTCGATCGCTGAAACTGGTACTCATGAGGAATTAATGGCGATGAAAGGACGCTATTTTTATCTGTATCAACAACAGCAAAAATCTCATAACGATTAA
- a CDS encoding peptidylprolyl isomerase, which translates to MNPSLEVGNVIITPENIFPLLAEKQMIAALAREIVLDDAIADIECTIEETAMAEQQFFMQMQLNPNDKEKLQTWLQKNYLTREQLQNRILRGMKIEKYKEKTWATELQPYYLKRKRQLDKVIYSLIRTKNPGQAQELYFRVIEGEKEFSELATQHSQGAEAETGGLIGPVELNVPHPEIAQRLMTSQPGQILPPCRIGDWIVILRLEKYIPAQLDQNMRRRLLDELFNTWLTETIQKQVKFNF; encoded by the coding sequence ATGAATCCTAGTTTAGAAGTTGGTAATGTTATTATTACCCCAGAAAATATATTTCCTTTATTAGCAGAAAAACAAATGATCGCCGCTCTCGCCAGAGAAATAGTTTTAGACGATGCGATCGCAGATATTGAATGTACGATCGAAGAAACAGCGATGGCAGAACAACAATTCTTTATGCAAATGCAATTAAATCCTAACGATAAGGAAAAATTACAAACATGGTTACAGAAAAACTACTTAACTAGAGAACAATTACAGAATAGGATTTTGAGGGGTATGAAAATAGAAAAGTATAAAGAAAAAACTTGGGCAACAGAATTACAACCTTATTATCTCAAAAGAAAAAGACAATTAGACAAGGTAATTTATTCTTTAATTCGTACTAAAAACCCCGGACAAGCACAAGAATTATATTTTCGTGTTATTGAAGGAGAAAAAGAATTTTCTGAATTGGCAACACAACACTCTCAAGGTGCAGAAGCAGAAACTGGTGGATTAATTGGGCCTGTGGAATTAAACGTACCTCATCCCGAAATAGCTCAAAGATTAATGACATCTCAACCCGGACAAATATTACCCCCTTGTCGAATTGGGGATTGGATCGTAATTTTAAGACTAGAAAAATATATTCCTGCTCAATTAGATCAAAATATGCGTAGAAGATTATTAGATGAATTATTTAATACATGGCTTACTGAAACAATCCAAAAACAGGTAAAATTTAATTTTTAA
- the glgA gene encoding glycogen synthase GlgA — translation MYIVHIASECAPVIKAGGLGDVVYGLSREIENRGHTVEIILPMYDCMRYDHIWGLHDAYRDLYVPWYDSTIHCSVFCGWVHGRLCFFIQPHSMDNFFNRGCYYGQHDDNMRFAFFSKAALEFLFVSNKRPDVIHCHDWQTGLVPVMLYEMYKWHGMANQRVCYTIHNFKHQGICGSEVLRATGLNNDLYYYSYDRLRDNFNPFALNMMKGGIVYSNHVNTVSPHHAWEARYSGVSYGLGHTLELHNYKFSGILNGIDHNIWNPEVDTFIPYQYSINDLNGKSKNRKALRERLLLKEDQKPIVAYIGRLDRQKGVELVHHAIYYSLHHNAQFVLLGSATEPMINNWFSHEKYFLNNNPDCHLELGFNEELAHLIYAGADIIVVPSDYEPCGLTQMIGLKYGTVPVVRGVGGLIDTVFDKDNDQYRKEEERNGFVFYHTDHHALESGLERALGLWHYFPKEFEKLQKQGMNYDYSWKNPGQKYIDLYEFLRHK, via the coding sequence ATGTATATAGTTCATATTGCTTCAGAGTGCGCTCCTGTAATTAAGGCAGGAGGATTAGGAGATGTAGTCTATGGATTAAGCCGAGAAATTGAAAATCGAGGTCACACAGTAGAAATCATTTTACCTATGTATGATTGTATGCGTTATGATCATATTTGGGGTTTGCATGATGCCTATCGAGATTTATATGTACCTTGGTATGACAGTACCATTCATTGCTCGGTTTTTTGTGGCTGGGTGCATGGCAGACTTTGTTTCTTTATTCAACCTCATTCCATGGATAATTTCTTTAATAGAGGTTGTTACTATGGTCAACATGATGACAATATGAGGTTTGCTTTTTTCTCAAAAGCGGCTTTAGAATTTCTTTTTGTTAGCAATAAGCGTCCTGATGTTATCCATTGTCATGACTGGCAAACGGGTTTAGTACCTGTGATGCTATATGAGATGTATAAATGGCATGGTATGGCTAATCAACGTGTTTGTTATACGATTCATAACTTTAAGCATCAGGGGATTTGTGGTTCTGAAGTTTTAAGAGCTACAGGCTTGAATAATGATCTCTATTATTACAGTTACGATCGACTCCGAGATAATTTTAATCCTTTTGCCCTTAATATGATGAAAGGGGGTATTGTTTATTCTAACCACGTCAATACCGTTTCTCCGCACCATGCTTGGGAAGCTAGATATAGTGGTGTGAGTTACGGTTTAGGTCATACTTTAGAACTTCATAACTATAAATTTAGTGGTATTTTAAATGGTATTGATCATAATATTTGGAATCCAGAAGTAGATACTTTTATACCTTATCAATATAGTATTAATGATCTTAATGGTAAGAGTAAAAATAGAAAAGCCTTAAGGGAAAGACTATTATTAAAAGAGGATCAAAAACCTATCGTTGCCTATATCGGCAGACTCGATCGACAAAAAGGAGTAGAATTAGTACACCACGCTATATACTATTCTCTTCATCATAATGCCCAATTTGTCTTATTAGGTTCAGCTACCGAACCAATGATTAACAACTGGTTTTCCCATGAAAAATACTTTCTCAATAACAACCCTGATTGTCACCTAGAATTAGGCTTTAATGAAGAACTAGCACACTTAATTTATGCAGGAGCAGATATTATTGTTGTACCAAGCGATTATGAACCCTGTGGCTTAACTCAAATGATTGGTTTAAAATATGGTACTGTTCCTGTGGTGCGTGGAGTTGGTGGTTTAATTGACACCGTTTTTGATAAAGATAATGATCAATATCGTAAAGAAGAAGAAAGAAACGGATTTGTCTTCTATCATACAGATCATCATGCCTTAGAATCAGGATTAGAACGGGCGCTCGGATTGTGGCATTATTTCCCTAAAGAGTTTGAAAAACTACAAAAACAAGGGATGAACTATGATTATTCTTGGAAAAATCCGGGTCAAAAATATATTGATCTTTATGAATTTTTACGTCATAAATAA
- a CDS encoding cation:proton antiporter, with protein sequence MTDLIALFSAAAIGGLLAYILRQPIILGYLFAGIIVGPFELGLIHDYEIVHTVAELGVTFLLFAIGVEFSFAELNKVKNISLGGGGLQIVLTIAITAFVSVTVGWVTTIPQGIFLGELLSLSSTAVVLKALMESNETSTSHGQVMLGILIIQDLALGLMLAVLPALNQPIDQIGVAIAIALLKLALFALGAIAVGKWLIPPYLKLLAKTESKEIFLLGVVALCLCIALLTGEIGLSTEMGAFVAGLMISEVEYSDQTLDYVEPLRDICAAAFFVAIGILIDPLFLWQNLALIMGLVSLVLIGKSFVITPLVILFRYPVKTAIITGLGLAQIGEFSFVLADEGRSFGLISQEVYMFILGTTAMTLVVTPFVLQFLPIILSKAESSTKFESWLTKLEKPIEISEQCGLKNHVIVCGYGRVGKNVVKLLLNQGHKVLVIDQSEEKIKTLRKKNIPYLYGSASSLVLLEKAEVCTAKAMAIALPDSMSSRLCVKRALQINPELDMVVRANDAEDIEMLYQLGAKEVIQPEFEASLELSAHLLRVLGLPKFAIQQEIQQIRQSQYSQLQPERSEEEILRELEEAVSTMNNKWYNLPDDSSLIGMTLEKAHIRRLTGVSIIEIQRPNGEKLDYPPAQTMLEKGDKLLLVGAPEDFEAFDYVVKEKVMLPKDGESCIWVSIPKNNDLATQKLEEIKRKQELGIMVQGIRRKNQYIRFPDLQKDIKAGDNILLFGKLDILNEFQMNI encoded by the coding sequence ATGACTGATTTAATCGCACTTTTTTCCGCCGCAGCGATCGGTGGATTGTTAGCATATATACTACGACAACCAATTATTTTAGGTTATCTATTCGCAGGTATCATTGTAGGCCCTTTTGAATTAGGGTTAATTCATGATTATGAGATAGTACATACTGTTGCTGAATTGGGAGTAACCTTCCTCTTGTTTGCCATCGGTGTAGAATTTTCCTTTGCCGAATTGAATAAAGTTAAAAACATCAGCTTAGGAGGTGGAGGACTTCAAATTGTTTTAACCATAGCAATTACAGCCTTTGTCTCCGTCACCGTAGGATGGGTAACAACAATACCTCAAGGTATCTTTTTAGGAGAACTTCTTTCTCTTTCATCAACGGCAGTAGTACTAAAAGCATTGATGGAATCTAACGAAACTAGCACTTCTCATGGTCAAGTTATGTTAGGTATTCTGATCATTCAAGATTTAGCCTTAGGGTTAATGTTAGCCGTATTACCTGCCCTAAATCAACCCATTGATCAAATTGGTGTCGCCATTGCTATTGCGTTACTAAAATTAGCTTTATTTGCTTTGGGTGCGATCGCAGTGGGGAAATGGTTAATTCCTCCCTACTTAAAATTATTAGCAAAAACTGAGAGTAAAGAAATCTTTTTATTAGGAGTAGTGGCGTTATGTCTCTGTATCGCCTTATTAACAGGAGAAATCGGTTTATCGACAGAAATGGGAGCTTTTGTGGCAGGGTTGATGATTTCTGAAGTCGAATATTCTGATCAAACCCTTGATTATGTTGAACCTTTACGAGATATTTGTGCGGCCGCATTTTTTGTGGCGATCGGCATATTAATTGATCCACTATTTTTATGGCAGAATTTAGCCTTAATTATGGGCTTAGTATCCCTTGTCTTAATTGGTAAATCCTTTGTTATCACCCCTTTAGTCATCTTATTTCGTTATCCCGTCAAAACCGCCATTATTACAGGATTAGGATTAGCTCAAATTGGGGAGTTTTCCTTTGTTTTAGCTGATGAAGGTAGAAGTTTTGGTTTAATTTCTCAAGAAGTGTATATGTTTATCTTAGGCACAACGGCGATGACTTTGGTTGTAACCCCTTTTGTACTACAATTTTTACCCATTATTCTCTCGAAAGCTGAATCTTCAACTAAGTTTGAAAGTTGGCTAACAAAACTAGAAAAACCGATAGAAATTTCTGAACAATGTGGACTCAAAAATCATGTTATCGTTTGTGGATATGGACGAGTAGGAAAAAATGTAGTAAAACTTTTATTGAATCAAGGTCATAAAGTATTAGTAATTGATCAATCTGAAGAAAAAATTAAAACCCTGCGGAAAAAAAATATCCCTTACCTTTACGGAAGCGCTTCTAGTTTAGTATTACTAGAAAAAGCAGAAGTCTGTACAGCCAAAGCAATGGCGATCGCATTACCTGATTCCATGAGTTCTCGATTATGTGTAAAAAGAGCTTTACAAATTAACCCTGAATTAGATATGGTAGTTCGTGCCAATGATGCAGAAGACATAGAAATGTTATATCAATTGGGTGCAAAAGAAGTTATACAACCCGAATTTGAAGCCAGTTTAGAACTTTCTGCCCATTTATTAAGAGTGTTAGGATTACCAAAATTTGCTATTCAACAGGAAATTCAACAAATTAGACAATCTCAATACTCACAACTACAACCTGAACGTTCTGAGGAAGAAATACTAAGAGAATTAGAAGAAGCAGTTAGTACGATGAATAACAAATGGTATAACTTGCCTGATGATTCTTCCTTAATCGGTATGACTCTCGAAAAAGCCCATATTCGTCGCCTTACAGGAGTAAGTATCATTGAAATTCAGCGTCCCAATGGCGAAAAATTAGATTATCCCCCCGCACAAACCATGTTAGAAAAAGGAGACAAATTATTACTCGTAGGCGCACCAGAAGATTTTGAGGCTTTTGATTATGTAGTAAAAGAGAAAGTTATGTTACCGAAAGATGGAGAATCTTGTATTTGGGTATCTATTCCTAAAAATAATGATCTTGCCACTCAAAAATTAGAAGAAATCAAAAGAAAACAAGAGCTTGGTATCATGGTTCAAGGTATTAGGCGTAAAAACCAGTATATTCGTTTTCCAGATCTGCAAAAAGATATTAAAGCAGGAGACAATATCTTATT